From a single Sporolituus thermophilus DSM 23256 genomic region:
- a CDS encoding glycosyltransferase produces the protein MDKHIFRLTDDTGIMQHAKYGVPDPTKGYTTDDNARALIMAVMLFERHGERQYLDLAYRYAAFMLNAQTEKGKFKNFMLYTRQFIEEEGSEDCFGRCIWALGRALVSDNLPHNIKKACRYMLTKALPNIQSLKWPRAKAYALIGLGYIAEETKGLTESLAESLADQYERCRENEWRWFEESLTYSNAVLPWAMFVAYRRLQKPRYLEIAEESLAFLETVTFREEYFKPVGCKGWLVKGRQAAEFDEQPLEAGETVLTYLAAHAVTQNPDYLKQARKAFAWYHGVNSQKLSLIDGESGGCYDGITESGLNLNQGAESTITYWIARLALENN, from the coding sequence ATGGACAAGCACATATTCCGCCTTACCGATGACACGGGGATAATGCAGCACGCAAAATACGGCGTACCCGACCCGACCAAGGGTTATACTACCGATGACAATGCGCGGGCGCTGATTATGGCCGTAATGCTGTTTGAACGGCACGGCGAGCGACAATATCTTGATTTAGCGTACCGGTATGCGGCGTTTATGCTGAATGCCCAAACTGAAAAAGGCAAATTTAAAAACTTTATGCTGTACACCCGTCAGTTTATCGAAGAAGAAGGATCGGAAGACTGTTTCGGCCGGTGTATCTGGGCTTTGGGCCGCGCACTAGTTAGCGACAATCTGCCGCACAACATAAAAAAGGCTTGCCGCTATATGCTGACCAAGGCCCTGCCAAACATACAAAGCCTAAAATGGCCGCGGGCAAAAGCGTACGCGCTAATCGGTCTGGGGTATATTGCCGAAGAAACTAAGGGGCTGACGGAGAGCCTGGCCGAGAGCCTTGCTGACCAGTACGAACGATGCCGGGAGAATGAATGGCGCTGGTTTGAAGAAAGCCTTACTTATAGCAATGCCGTATTGCCATGGGCCATGTTCGTCGCTTACCGGCGCCTGCAAAAGCCTCGCTATCTGGAAATTGCCGAGGAGAGCCTGGCATTTTTGGAAACAGTCACTTTTCGCGAAGAATATTTTAAGCCGGTCGGTTGTAAAGGCTGGCTGGTCAAAGGCCGGCAAGCGGCGGAGTTTGATGAGCAGCCGCTTGAAGCGGGTGAAACCGTACTGACGTATCTTGCCGCCCATGCCGTTACGCAAAATCCCGATTATCTTAAGCAGGCACGAAAGGCCTTTGCCTGGTATCACGGGGTGAACTCGCAGAAGTTAAGCCTGATTGACGGTGAATCTGGTGGCTGTTATGACGGGATCACGGAAAGCGGGCTGAATTTAAATCAGGGAGCCGAAAGCACAATAACTTATTGGATTGCCCGGCTAGCCCTGGAGAATAATTAG
- a CDS encoding glycosyltransferase family 4 protein, translated as MTALNRMRKIAFLSTYPPRECGLATFTQDLVNAMATVVPLIKPVVIAINNSDYYYDDKVIMEIRQHDRNSYLETARKINHSDIELVVIEHEYGIFGGECGEYILDLVENLQVPVVTTLHTVLPNPSEKQLTILRVLGHKSTRLVTMARNTLEILENTYGIDRSKVEVIHHGVPFRNMEPREKLKEKHGYKDHHVISTFGLISPGKGLEYGIEAVAKVVQDYKNVIYLILGKTHPCVKQQSGEQYRQQLMEMVKRLGIEEHVKFVDKYLTKEEIIYYLQLSDIYLTPYLGKDQAVSGTLAYAVGYGRVVVSTPYSYAKEMLGGGRGLLAEFRDANSLARCIKYVIANPDKKQEMEKRTLFLGRTMTWGNVATQYVKLFINIMQQGRTKAEVG; from the coding sequence ATGACTGCACTGAACAGAATGAGAAAAATTGCTTTTTTAAGTACTTATCCGCCACGGGAGTGCGGGCTGGCAACCTTTACGCAGGACCTTGTGAATGCTATGGCTACGGTTGTGCCTCTCATCAAACCAGTGGTAATTGCTATAAATAACTCAGATTATTATTACGATGACAAGGTTATTATGGAAATTAGGCAGCACGACCGTAACAGTTATTTGGAAACTGCCCGCAAGATTAACCACTCAGATATTGAGCTGGTGGTTATTGAGCATGAATACGGCATTTTTGGCGGCGAGTGCGGCGAATATATCCTGGACCTGGTTGAGAACCTGCAAGTGCCGGTCGTTACCACCTTACACACCGTACTGCCTAACCCTTCAGAAAAGCAGCTTACCATTTTACGCGTTCTCGGTCACAAGAGCACGCGACTAGTTACTATGGCAAGGAACACGCTGGAGATACTAGAGAATACCTACGGCATCGACCGCAGCAAAGTCGAGGTTATCCACCATGGCGTTCCTTTCCGCAATATGGAACCGCGCGAAAAACTTAAAGAAAAACATGGCTATAAAGATCACCATGTCATCAGCACATTCGGGTTGATTAGTCCGGGCAAGGGACTGGAATATGGCATTGAAGCGGTTGCCAAAGTTGTTCAGGACTATAAAAATGTAATTTACCTCATACTGGGCAAAACTCATCCCTGTGTCAAACAGCAATCGGGTGAACAATACCGCCAGCAGCTGATGGAAATGGTTAAACGCCTAGGTATTGAGGAACATGTCAAGTTTGTGGATAAATATCTTACCAAAGAGGAAATAATTTACTATTTGCAGTTGTCTGACATATACCTGACGCCATACCTGGGTAAGGACCAGGCGGTAAGCGGTACACTCGCCTATGCTGTTGGCTATGGCCGGGTAGTGGTATCTACGCCGTACAGCTATGCCAAGGAAATGCTCGGCGGGGGGAGGGGCCTGCTCGCCGAATTCCGTGATGCCAACTCCCTGGCGAGATGCATTAAATATGTGATCGCTAACCCCGACAAAAAACAGGAGATGGAAAAGCGGACCTTATTCTTGGGACGCACAATGACATGGGGCAATGTTGCTACGCAGTATGTGAAGTTATTTATAAATATCATGCAGCAAGGAAGAACGAAGGCTGAGGTGGGTTGA
- a CDS encoding glycosidase translates to MSFQSKLRNHDNTYRELFKRHPDNPILTAQDWPYAANTVFNPAATVFNGKVLLLARVEDRRGFSHLTKAISEDGVTNWQIDPVPTLEPDPERYPEEVWGIEDPRITWIEELGKWAVTYTAYSRGGPLVSLALTKDFVNFERFGPIMPPDDKDAALFPRRFNGKWLLIHRPVSANYGPGAHIWVSCSDDLKYWGDHQMLINARRGGWWDSNKIGLSPQPLETPEGWLILYHGVRQTAAGAIYRLGLALLDLENPLRVLRRSDEWVFGPLEPYEREGDVDDVVFPCGWILDEKTGQIKMYYGAADTCIALATASLSDLLEYIKRCPEPKAEDNLI, encoded by the coding sequence ATGTCTTTTCAGAGTAAACTCAGAAATCATGACAATACCTACCGAGAACTGTTTAAACGCCATCCTGATAACCCCATATTGACAGCCCAAGACTGGCCCTATGCAGCAAATACGGTATTTAATCCGGCGGCAACCGTGTTTAACGGCAAAGTGCTGTTGCTGGCGCGGGTTGAAGATCGGCGGGGGTTTTCCCATTTAACGAAAGCAATCAGTGAAGACGGGGTAACAAACTGGCAGATCGACCCCGTGCCTACCCTTGAACCCGATCCGGAACGTTATCCGGAAGAAGTCTGGGGAATTGAAGATCCCAGGATAACCTGGATTGAAGAGTTAGGCAAGTGGGCAGTCACGTATACGGCTTATTCCCGTGGCGGCCCGTTGGTATCCTTGGCGTTAACTAAAGATTTTGTTAATTTTGAGAGATTTGGACCCATTATGCCGCCTGATGACAAAGATGCTGCGCTTTTTCCGCGCCGGTTCAACGGTAAATGGCTGCTCATTCACCGGCCTGTTTCGGCCAACTATGGTCCGGGCGCGCATATCTGGGTATCGTGTTCGGATGATCTTAAATATTGGGGCGACCACCAGATGCTGATTAACGCCCGCAGAGGCGGATGGTGGGATAGCAATAAAATCGGCCTTTCCCCGCAACCACTCGAGACACCGGAAGGGTGGCTCATACTTTATCATGGTGTGAGACAGACAGCGGCAGGAGCAATTTACCGGCTGGGACTTGCACTGCTTGATCTGGAAAATCCTTTACGAGTACTCCGCAGGAGCGATGAATGGGTATTTGGCCCGTTAGAACCCTATGAGCGGGAAGGGGACGTCGACGACGTCGTGTTTCCATGCGGCTGGATATTGGACGAAAAAACGGGCCAAATAAAGATGTACTATGGTGCTGCCGATACGTGCATTGCTTTGGCAACTGCTTCGCTAAGCGATCTACTTGAATACATAAAAAGATGCCCTGAACCGAAAGCGGAAGACAACCTGATATAG
- a CDS encoding copper ion binding protein, which produces MCKHCGCHGGKLEKVTLTVEGMSCGHCQAAVEKAVRGLPGVMAAEVDLAAKTLTVDFDAAKSGLADIKKAVEDAGYTVK; this is translated from the coding sequence ATGTGCAAACATTGCGGCTGCCATGGCGGCAAGCTGGAAAAAGTTACGCTTACCGTGGAAGGCATGAGCTGCGGCCATTGCCAAGCGGCGGTGGAAAAGGCCGTCCGCGGTCTGCCGGGGGTAATGGCCGCCGAGGTTGATTTGGCGGCAAAAACGCTCACCGTCGATTTTGACGCCGCAAAATCCGGCTTGGCCGACATCAAAAAAGCGGTGGAAGACGCGGGTTATACCGTGAAATAA
- a CDS encoding MTH1187 family thiamine-binding protein: MAIVEVTIAPLGVGTSISRYVAACHKVLEQAKDLKYQLTPMATVIEGDLDRIMEVIRQMHEVPFEAGAQRVSTLIRIDDRRDKELTMAGKIKAVQEKL; the protein is encoded by the coding sequence ATGGCAATTGTGGAAGTGACCATTGCGCCCCTTGGCGTGGGCACAAGTATCAGCCGGTATGTGGCCGCCTGTCATAAGGTGCTGGAACAGGCCAAAGACCTGAAATACCAGCTGACGCCAATGGCGACCGTAATTGAAGGTGACCTGGACCGGATTATGGAGGTCATCCGGCAAATGCACGAAGTGCCTTTTGAGGCCGGAGCGCAAAGAGTGTCGACCCTTATCCGCATTGATGACCGCCGTGACAAGGAACTGACGATGGCGGGGAAAATCAAAGCCGTGCAAGAAAAACTATAG
- a CDS encoding type 1 glutamine amidotransferase domain-containing protein produces MAKVMLLIENGFEEMEALYPYYRMKEAGHTVDVVAPAKGIYKGKYGYPLTATLTPAEVTVADYAGLIIPGGQAPDRMRIHDGLVDLVKQADKAGLVVAAICHGPQMLIEADIIRGRNVTCYKSILTDVLNAGAIFHDLEVIIDGKLITSRLPADLPAFCKEILKLLPN; encoded by the coding sequence ATGGCTAAGGTAATGCTGCTTATCGAGAACGGTTTTGAAGAAATGGAAGCCCTGTATCCTTATTACCGAATGAAAGAAGCGGGTCACACCGTGGATGTGGTCGCTCCGGCCAAAGGCATTTATAAAGGCAAATATGGCTATCCGCTTACGGCGACCTTGACGCCCGCCGAAGTAACCGTGGCCGATTATGCCGGTCTCATTATCCCCGGTGGCCAGGCGCCAGACCGGATGCGCATACACGACGGCCTGGTGGATCTGGTCAAACAGGCCGATAAGGCCGGCCTGGTGGTAGCGGCCATTTGTCATGGGCCGCAAATGCTCATTGAGGCTGACATTATCCGGGGACGCAACGTTACCTGTTACAAGTCCATTCTGACGGACGTGCTCAATGCCGGCGCCATTTTCCATGACCTGGAGGTCATCATCGACGGCAAGCTGATTACGTCGCGGCTGCCGGCCGATTTGCCGGCTTTTTGCAAAGAAATCCTAAAATTATTGCCGAATTAA
- a CDS encoding glycosyl hydrolase family 18 protein has protein sequence MTLLRHWKPVAIFLLFVFAFAVVPAGGCSTKPAPKPLPDSPGQQATPMPSRMVIGYYENPWPGTPDQTGSFPSMKAFAKHMSHVAPFWYKAAADGTLETRESQLVYDTARQAGLKIFPLITYKTGAIDTILSDPALRTKTINNIVKVAREKPYDGVNIDFEQLKPEQKDNLIAFMAELYPKLKALNKTVIVSVFPKIDVHESVHGAYDYGALAKNADFIQVMLYDRHWATSEPGAIAPIDWYEKNLKYAIEQAGGPHKVIAGVSAYGYDWPAEKGKAAETIKYVDAIVLAEKYGAKILYDEAVQAPHFKYKDHEVWFENDRSTAAKLDVVAKYNPAGIAIWRLGQEQPEIWPLIDKKFPKGQH, from the coding sequence GTGACACTTTTGCGACACTGGAAACCGGTAGCTATTTTTTTGCTTTTTGTTTTCGCTTTTGCCGTGGTGCCGGCAGGCGGTTGCAGCACCAAACCGGCGCCAAAACCGCTTCCTGACAGTCCGGGCCAACAGGCGACGCCTATGCCATCCCGTATGGTGATCGGCTACTATGAAAATCCCTGGCCAGGCACACCGGACCAGACCGGGTCTTTCCCCAGCATGAAAGCCTTTGCCAAACACATGAGCCATGTTGCTCCCTTCTGGTATAAGGCCGCCGCCGACGGTACGCTGGAAACGCGGGAAAGCCAGCTCGTCTACGATACGGCCAGACAAGCAGGGTTGAAAATTTTTCCGCTCATTACTTATAAGACCGGCGCCATTGATACCATCCTCAGCGACCCGGCCCTTCGGACCAAAACCATTAACAATATTGTCAAGGTCGCGAGGGAAAAGCCCTATGACGGCGTCAATATCGACTTTGAACAGTTAAAGCCGGAGCAGAAGGATAATCTGATTGCCTTTATGGCCGAGCTTTATCCGAAACTGAAGGCGCTCAATAAGACCGTTATTGTTTCGGTGTTTCCCAAGATCGATGTTCACGAGAGCGTGCACGGCGCGTATGATTACGGCGCGCTGGCGAAAAACGCCGACTTTATCCAGGTAATGCTGTATGACCGCCATTGGGCGACCTCCGAACCGGGCGCTATTGCGCCGATTGACTGGTATGAAAAGAATTTGAAATACGCGATTGAACAGGCTGGTGGGCCCCATAAAGTTATCGCCGGCGTAAGCGCCTACGGGTACGACTGGCCGGCGGAGAAAGGCAAAGCGGCCGAGACGATCAAATATGTCGATGCCATCGTGCTGGCGGAGAAATATGGCGCTAAGATTTTATATGACGAGGCGGTGCAGGCGCCCCACTTCAAGTACAAAGATCACGAGGTCTGGTTTGAAAACGACCGGAGTACTGCCGCAAAACTGGACGTAGTGGCCAAGTACAACCCGGCCGGCATTGCGATCTGGCGGTTAGGACAGGAACAGCCGGAAATCTGGCCGCTAATCGATAAGAAATTCCCTAAAGGGCAACATTAA
- a CDS encoding dicarboxylate/amino acid:cation symporter produces MAQVKNGKGIGLTTQIFIGLSLGIIFGYVFPQYGQQLKPVGDMFIRMIKMIVVPLIFSSLIMGIAGTGDFKKLGRLGAKAIIWFEVATTAALFVGLAVVNILKPGVGVAVTGVDAGAAAAAAKKSIDMMQMVVNIVPTNIVDAMARGDMLQIVFFSTFFGVAAAAMGPTGEPVVKLAHSVAEIMFKFTWYVMKLAPIGVFALIAFTVGKFGLGMLIPLAKLILSLYLALILFVLVVLMGASVVLRVNFFHLMRALKEPILIAFSTASSEAALPLAMEKLEKFGVPKHIITFVLPTGYTFNLDGSTLYSALAVVFIAQVYGIPFELPQQLLMVLTLMMSTKGIAAVPGASLIVIAGTVAAFGLPVEGVAIILGVDRILDMGRTVCNLIGNCVAAVVVARWEKELPDDVLQVAYSRSYDD; encoded by the coding sequence ATGGCACAAGTTAAAAATGGCAAAGGCATAGGACTCACCACGCAAATCTTTATTGGCCTTTCCCTCGGAATTATTTTCGGTTATGTATTCCCGCAGTACGGTCAGCAACTTAAACCGGTCGGCGACATGTTCATCCGGATGATTAAGATGATCGTCGTGCCGCTGATTTTCAGCTCCTTGATCATGGGCATCGCCGGCACCGGCGACTTCAAAAAGTTGGGCCGCTTGGGCGCCAAAGCCATCATCTGGTTTGAAGTGGCTACGACGGCGGCGCTGTTTGTTGGCCTGGCGGTTGTCAATATCCTCAAACCCGGTGTGGGCGTAGCTGTCACCGGCGTGGACGCCGGCGCCGCTGCGGCCGCTGCGAAAAAGTCTATTGACATGATGCAGATGGTCGTTAACATCGTCCCGACCAATATCGTGGATGCCATGGCCCGCGGCGACATGCTGCAAATCGTCTTCTTCTCCACCTTTTTTGGCGTTGCCGCCGCAGCAATGGGCCCCACGGGTGAACCGGTGGTCAAATTGGCCCACAGTGTGGCGGAAATCATGTTCAAGTTTACCTGGTATGTTATGAAGCTGGCGCCGATCGGTGTCTTTGCCCTCATTGCCTTTACCGTCGGCAAGTTCGGTCTGGGCATGCTGATCCCACTGGCCAAGCTGATCCTGTCGCTGTACCTTGCGCTCATACTTTTCGTCCTGGTTGTCCTGATGGGGGCTTCCGTAGTCCTGCGCGTTAACTTCTTCCATCTGATGCGGGCGCTCAAGGAACCCATCCTGATTGCTTTCTCCACTGCGTCCAGTGAAGCTGCGTTGCCGCTGGCGATGGAAAAGCTGGAAAAATTCGGCGTTCCCAAGCATATCATCACGTTTGTGCTGCCAACCGGTTATACCTTCAACCTGGATGGCTCCACCCTGTATAGCGCGTTGGCCGTTGTATTCATTGCCCAGGTCTATGGCATACCGTTCGAACTGCCCCAGCAGCTCCTTATGGTGCTGACGCTGATGATGTCTACCAAAGGTATTGCGGCCGTGCCGGGCGCGTCCCTTATCGTTATTGCCGGTACTGTTGCCGCTTTCGGCCTGCCGGTAGAAGGCGTGGCCATTATTCTGGGCGTTGATCGGATCCTCGACATGGGCCGTACGGTTTGCAACCTGATCGGCAACTGCGTTGCCGCCGTTGTCGTGGCCCGCTGGGAAAAAGAACTGCCCGACGACGTGCTGCAAGTGGCCTACAGCCGCAGCTATGACGATTAA